The DNA region GCATTAAATATTTCGGCGATGAGGTCTAAATGAGCAATTTAGTTTCATTTGTAATAGATGGCAAAAAGGTTTCTGCTGAACCTGAAGAATCAATTTGGCAAGTCGCTAAACGACTCGGCACCACTATTCCGCATTTATGTTTTAACAATAAGCCCGGTTATCGCTCCGATGGCAACTGCCGGGCCTGCATGGTTGAAATTGACGGCGAACGCACACTCGCCGCTTCGTGTTGCAGACACCCTAGCGATGATATGGTCGTTCACACACAGAGTAAACGTGCCACAGCAGCTCGTCGGCTTGTCATCGAATTATTAAGTACCGATGTAGATGAGCAGACGATTGCGGGATCAACTTTCGATAATTTGGTGCAATCCATGGAGATTGGGCCTTCACGATTTCCAAAAAAAGTAACTAACACCCCCGACTTATCTCACCCAGCCATCTCTGTAAAGCTTGATGCCTGTATTCATTGTACGTTGTGCGTTCGTGCCTGCCGAGAAATTCAAGTTAATGGTGTGATTGGTCTAGCTGAGCGAGGTCATGATGAAAAAATAATTTTTGATTTTGACGACCCAATGGGGCAATCCACCTGCGTTGCTTGTGGTGAGTGCGTTCAAGCCTGCCCAACTAATGCACTCTCACCTGCTTCAGCCAAAGTCACTAAGACAGACAAACAAGTACAATCCGTTTGCCCCTATTGCGGTGTAGGTTGCCAAGTTAACTTAAAGGTTAACGATAACAAAATCTGCTCTGTCGAAGGTGCTAATGGCCCCTCTAACCAAGGCCGTTTATGCGTAAAAGGCCGCTTTGGTTTTGATTACATTACATCTGAACAGCGACTTACCGAGCCGCTAATCAGAAAAGAGGGTATCGAAAAAGGCGTTAATATCGACCCAGCTAACCCCTACTCGCATTTTAGAAAAGCCTCTTGGGAAGAAGCACTTAATCTTGCTGCGAAAGGTTTTTCAGACATTAAACAACAGCATGGTGCTGATTCCCTGGCTGGCTTTGGCTCTGCAAAGTGCTCTAATGAAGAAGCTTATATTTTTCAAAAACTAATTCGAGCCGGCTTTGGCACTAATAACGTCGATCACTGCACACGTTTATGTCATGCTTCCTCCGTTGCCGCACTCATGGAAACAATTGGTTCAGGGGCCGTTACCGCACCGTTTATGGCTGCTGAAGACAGCGATTTGATCATCGTTATTGGCGCGAATCCAAGTGAAAACCACCCCGTTGCAGCAACCTTTTTTAAACAAGCTGTCGAGCGCGGTACCGAATTGGTTGTGATGGATCCTAGGGCTCAAGCGTTAAAACAACAAGCAACGCATATGCTACAGTTTACACCGAGCACAGATGTTGCCTTACTGAACGCCATCATGCACGTGATTGTTGATGAAAAACTTTATAATCAACATTATATTGATCAACACACCTCTGGTTTTAAGCTGTTTGCTACACACCTTAAAGACTATGCGCCTGAAAAAATGCAGAGTATTTGCGGCGTAACTGCCGACACCATCAAAACAGTTGCAAGGAAATATGCAACCGCCAAATCTGCCATTATTTTTTGGGGTATGGGCATCTCACAGCATACACACGGAACAGACAATGCGCGTTGCCTTATTTCATTAGCCTTAATGTGTGGTCATATAGGACGCCCCGGCACAGGCCTCCACCCTCTACGCGGCCAGAATAATGTTCAAGGCGCCTCGGATGCTGCTTTAATCCCAATGTTTTACCCCGACTACAAGCCAATAAGTGACTGTGAAACACAAACCTTTTTTGAATCCCTATGGGACACACCCTTGAACCCCAAAGAAGGCTTAACAGTCGTTGAAATTATGCATGCGATACATCGCAACAGCATTAAGTCCATGTACATCATGGGGGAAAATCCCGCCATGTCAGACCCTAATTTAAACCATGCCCGTGCAGCACTGGCTAAATTAGAGCACCTTGTTGTACAAGATATTTTTCTAACCGAAACAGCTATGTTTGCAGACGTTGTTTTACCTGCTACCGCGTGGCCGGAAAAAAATGGTACTGTAACAAACTCAAACAGACAGGTACAAATGGGGCGACAAGCTGTTGAACCACCAGGCAATGCAAAAGCTGACTGGTGGATTACACATCAGATCGCTAAGCGTTTAGGTTTAGAGTGGCCCTATTCAACACCAAAAGATATCTATCAAGAAATGCTGTTAGCCATGCCCTCATTAGCTAACATCAGCTGGGAACGTCTTGAGCAAGAGCATTCCGTCACCTACCCTTGCCCGTCCCCTAAGGAAGCTGGTCACGATATCGTTTTTGCCGATGGTTTCCCCACCGAAGACGGACGCGGAAAATTTATCCCTGCAAGCTTTTTGCCGGCTAATGACAAATTAGACACCGAATACGACTTTATTCTGACAACAGGCAGACTACTAGAACATTGGCACACTGGCGCAATAACTCGACGTAGTGAAGTACTCAACACACTCGAACCAGAAGCTTTTGTTCAAATGAGCCCCACCGATTGTTCAGCGCTTAAGGTACAAGCAGGCGACATGGTTTGCATTTCAAGCCGCCGAGGATCTATTAACATCAAGGTTCGTGTTGACCATAAAGTACAAACTGGCCTCATATTCATCCCGTTTTCTTACGTCGAAGCAGCGGCTAATTTATTAACCAGTCATGATCTTGACCCCTTTGGAAAAATACCTGAATACAAGTTCTCAGCTGTCAAAGTAGAGCCAATTTAATGCCCAACAACTCAAATAAAATTATCGGCGTCATCCTATCAGGTGGCCTCTCGAGAAGGATGAACAACCAGGACAAGGGCTTCATTCAACTCGCTCATAAGCCTCTTTTTGAACACGTATTAGAGCGATTGTCTCCTCAATGCGACTCAATTATTATTAGTAGTAACAAGGAGAGCCAGCAACTGTCTTCTTATGACTTACCTATTATTAAAGATTCATTAGAAGGGTTCTTAGGACCTTTAGCCGGGCTTTTAGCCTGCATGCAGTGGGTAAGAAAGCATCAACCCGGTGTACAATGGATTGCCTCTGTGCCCGTTGATACGCCTTTTATACCCCAAAATTTAGTCTCCACGCTTTATCAATCAATGCTTGAAAACACCGCCGATATTGCCTGCGCCACTTCAAATGGTCGCACACACCCCGTTATTGCCTTATGGCCAATTAGGCTACTTGATGACCTGGAAGCTGCACTAAGCAAGGAGAATATACGCAAAATTGATTTATGGACATCTCGCTACAAAGTCTCCCTCCCAGACTTCAGTGATAGCTTGCTTGACCCTTTCTATAACATTAATTGTCATGAGGATTTAGTGCACGCCGAAGCGTTGCTACGTAAGCCGAATGAAAATACAGCCTAAACTTAAGCTGTTACATCAAACACTATCCGCTCGGCCCCATTCAAAACTTGAAAATGTTGCCCTTTTGCTCGCGAAATTAAAGTTACATCAAACTCGCAGGCAAGCTCAAACCCCATCTTAGTGGCCCCAGAACGAGACAATAATATAGGCACCCCCATTTGCGCGACCTTGATAACCATTTCAGAGGTTAAACGCCCTGTTGTGTAGAAAACACAGTCATCACCTTTAATACCCTTCAACCACATATGGCCAGCAATTGTATCAACGGCATTATGACGCCCTACGTCTTCAACAAAGAACAATACCTCCTTACCTTTACAAAGCGCACAACCATGAACAGCACCCGCCTTTTTATAGACTTGGTTACGTTGCCCAAAATGATTAAGCAAATAATACAATACAGATTGTTCAATACTACGTTTGGCTAACACCTGCCCCTTTAAACTCTCAACAACATTACCAAACATCGTGCCTTGTCCACACCCTGAAGTAATTGTTCGACGTGCTTTTAATTTCTCAATATTAGGCTTATTTTTACTCGATACAATCACTGCAGCATTGGTTTGCCAATCAACTTGAAGTACCTTTATATCGCCGATAGTCTCAAAGAAGGTTTGATTTTTAAGGTAACCCAACACCAACAATTCAGGAAAAGAGCCCATCGTCATTAAGGTTACTATTTCTTTTTTATCGATATAGATGGTTAGCGCACGTTCTTCAACCAATTCAATTTCAATCGACTGCCCCTTTTCATTGACGGCAAAAACACAGGATGAACCCTTAATTTTTGACGCTGTCATCTCGATCATTATGTTTTCTCTTCTAAAATTAACCCCTTATAACACGCAAAAAAAAAGCCATGCAAATGCATGGCTTTTTTTAAACGCATAGAACAATTAAAGCAGGTGCTTTACACCATCACGTTCTTCTTTAAGCTCATTTTCCGTTGCGGTCATTCTTTCGCGACTGAAATCATTAATTTCAAGACCTTGAACGATTGAATAGTCACCGTCTTTAACAGTCACAGGGAATGAGTAAATTAAACCTTCTTCAATACCATAGCTTCCATCACTTGGAATTCCCATACTCACCCAATCGCCGTCTGCTGTTCCTTGCACCCACGTACGCATATGGTCTAATGCAGAACTGGCAGCAGACGCTGCGCTTGATAAGCCACGTGCTTTAATAATGGCAGCGCCACGTTGTTGAACAGCAGGAATAAAGTCATCGGCATACCAGCTTGCATCGACCTTAGATAACGCATCTTCACCGTTGATTAAGCAATTGTGAAGGTCTGGGTATTGTGTTGCTGAGTGGTTGCCCCAGATTGTCATCTTAGTAACGTCCGTATTATGATTACCCGTTTTTTCGGCCAATAAGCTCATCGCACGATTATGGTCTAAACGTGTCATTGCTGTGAAGTTACGTGGGTCAAGGTCTGGTGCATTATTCATCGCAATC from Cycloclasticus pugetii PS-1 includes:
- the fdhF gene encoding formate dehydrogenase subunit alpha → MSNLVSFVIDGKKVSAEPEESIWQVAKRLGTTIPHLCFNNKPGYRSDGNCRACMVEIDGERTLAASCCRHPSDDMVVHTQSKRATAARRLVIELLSTDVDEQTIAGSTFDNLVQSMEIGPSRFPKKVTNTPDLSHPAISVKLDACIHCTLCVRACREIQVNGVIGLAERGHDEKIIFDFDDPMGQSTCVACGECVQACPTNALSPASAKVTKTDKQVQSVCPYCGVGCQVNLKVNDNKICSVEGANGPSNQGRLCVKGRFGFDYITSEQRLTEPLIRKEGIEKGVNIDPANPYSHFRKASWEEALNLAAKGFSDIKQQHGADSLAGFGSAKCSNEEAYIFQKLIRAGFGTNNVDHCTRLCHASSVAALMETIGSGAVTAPFMAAEDSDLIIVIGANPSENHPVAATFFKQAVERGTELVVMDPRAQALKQQATHMLQFTPSTDVALLNAIMHVIVDEKLYNQHYIDQHTSGFKLFATHLKDYAPEKMQSICGVTADTIKTVARKYATAKSAIIFWGMGISQHTHGTDNARCLISLALMCGHIGRPGTGLHPLRGQNNVQGASDAALIPMFYPDYKPISDCETQTFFESLWDTPLNPKEGLTVVEIMHAIHRNSIKSMYIMGENPAMSDPNLNHARAALAKLEHLVVQDIFLTETAMFADVVLPATAWPEKNGTVTNSNRQVQMGRQAVEPPGNAKADWWITHQIAKRLGLEWPYSTPKDIYQEMLLAMPSLANISWERLEQEHSVTYPCPSPKEAGHDIVFADGFPTEDGRGKFIPASFLPANDKLDTEYDFILTTGRLLEHWHTGAITRRSEVLNTLEPEAFVQMSPTDCSALKVQAGDMVCISSRRGSINIKVRVDHKVQTGLIFIPFSYVEAAANLLTSHDLDPFGKIPEYKFSAVKVEPI
- the mobA gene encoding molybdenum cofactor guanylyltransferase MobA gives rise to the protein MPNNSNKIIGVILSGGLSRRMNNQDKGFIQLAHKPLFEHVLERLSPQCDSIIISSNKESQQLSSYDLPIIKDSLEGFLGPLAGLLACMQWVRKHQPGVQWIASVPVDTPFIPQNLVSTLYQSMLENTADIACATSNGRTHPVIALWPIRLLDDLEAALSKENIRKIDLWTSRYKVSLPDFSDSLLDPFYNINCHEDLVHAEALLRKPNENTA
- a CDS encoding formate dehydrogenase accessory sulfurtransferase FdhD; this encodes MIEMTASKIKGSSCVFAVNEKGQSIEIELVEERALTIYIDKKEIVTLMTMGSFPELLVLGYLKNQTFFETIGDIKVLQVDWQTNAAVIVSSKNKPNIEKLKARRTITSGCGQGTMFGNVVESLKGQVLAKRSIEQSVLYYLLNHFGQRNQVYKKAGAVHGCALCKGKEVLFFVEDVGRHNAVDTIAGHMWLKGIKGDDCVFYTTGRLTSEMVIKVAQMGVPILLSRSGATKMGFELACEFDVTLISRAKGQHFQVLNGAERIVFDVTA
- a CDS encoding malate dehydrogenase; its protein translation is MKAPVHVAVTGAAGQISYSLLFRIASGDFLGPDQPICLHLLEITPALGALEGAVMELNDCAFPLLQSVSMSDDAEVAFKDIDFAFLVGARPRGPGMERKDLLEANAAIFSVQGKALNKVAKRDVRVLVVGNPANTNALIAMNNAPDLDPRNFTAMTRLDHNRAMSLLAEKTGNHNTDVTKMTIWGNHSATQYPDLHNCLINGEDALSKVDASWYADDFIPAVQQRGAAIIKARGLSSAASAASSALDHMRTWVQGTADGDWVSMGIPSDGSYGIEEGLIYSFPVTVKDGDYSIVQGLEINDFSRERMTATENELKEERDGVKHLL